The region GAGGATGGTTTATCAATAAATGGAAAATCGATCAGTCAGTTAAAAATGTGAAATACGTAAACGGAGACTTTAAAAATGGTGCACAGATTACGGTAGAAAATTTAGGACAATTACCAATGCCGACAACCGTTCAGGTAAAATTTAAAGACGGTACAGAACAAATCGTAAAATTACCGGTAGAAGTCTGGAAACGAAATACGGAATGGACCTTTAAAATCGATTCTACAAAAGAAATTGCTCAGGTAAAACTGGATCCTAATTCTCAGATTCCAGATGTGAATCCTAAAAATAACAGCTGGAATTCTGACGATCAGTCTTCCAAATAAAAGGTTATTTAAAAAACGTTCAAAGAAATTTAATTTACTAAAAAGAAATAATTCAGATATTTAGGCTCCGGAATATTTTCCGGAGTTTTTTGTTTAAATAATAAAATCAGTATTCATTGCTTCTTTATGAGACATATGTTTTATTTTTGTTTAACTTTTTAATTAAGAATAATGAAATTTAAATTTTCAGGACTATTGGTATTACTTTTCATCCTCAATTTTTCTCAGGATCTGAAAGTAATGAGTTTCAACATCAGACTTCAGGTAGAATCGGATAAAGATAATGCCTGGACACAAAGAAAGCAGGATGCCATCGACTTATTGAGCTATTATCATCCGGATTATTTCGGAGTTCAGGAAGCGCTTCCGGAACAAATGAAAGACATTAAGAACGGATTGAAAAACTATGAGTATGTAGGAGTGGGAAGGGATGACGGAAAAGAAAAAGGAGAGTTTTCAGCTATTTTCTATGATGCCAATAGACTTCAGGTTTTAAATTCAGGAACATTCTGGTTGTCTGAAACCCCTGAGAAACCTTCAAAAGGTTGGGATGCCGCTTACAACAGAGTGTGTACATATGCTGTTTTCAAAGATAAGAAGTCTAAAAAAGAATTCATGGCGCTTAATCTTCACTTCGATCACGTAGGAAATGTGGCAAGAGTGAAATCTGCGGATTTAATTTTAAAGAAAATTAAAGAGATTAATCCTAAAAATTTACCGGTGACATTAAGTGGAGATTTCAACTTAACGGATGATACCGAACCGATTAAAATCCTTTCGCAGAATTTAAAAGACAGTTTTTACAATTCTGAAACCAAACATTATGGACCTGTGGGAACCTTCACAGATTTTAATGTAAATGAAGTTCCAAAAGAAAGAATAGATTATATTTTTGTAAAAGGATTTAAAATAAAATCTCACAGACATATCAATGACAGAAGAGAAAATTTACTGTATCCGTCGGATCACTTTCCGGTGTTGGTAGATCTTTCTTTTTAAATAAAGATTAGTTGGTCGGAAAATCTATTTCAAATCCAATTCCTCTCAGGGATTGGATTTTGATTTCAGGATCGTTGATAAAATATTTTCTTAATCTGCTGATAAAAACATCAAGGCTTCTTCCTGTAAAATAATCATTGGTTTCCCACAGATTATTCAAAATATCCTCTCTCTTTATCGTTTTCTGATTGTGTTTCAACAAATAAAGCAAAAGCTGCTGTTCACGGATCGTTAAACGGATATTTCCGTCTGGATGGGAAAGCAGAAGTTTTTCCGTATCTAAAAAATAGTTTCCAATATTTATATGCGTTTCTGTGGTTGTTGATAAAGTTCTTTTAAGAATATTCTTAATTCTCAAAATAAGCTCTTCAGGATCGCAAGGTTTGGAAATATAATCGTCGGCTCCGATTTTTAAACCAGTTAACCGGTCAATTTTTTGATTTTTTGCAGTTAAAAACAGGATAGGGAAATCAGGTTTCTCCTTTAAAATCATTTTAGCTAATGAAAAGCCGTCAATATGAGGCATCATGATATCCAAAATCCCAATATGAAAAGAAAAATCAGACTTTAAAATCTCTGTAATATCTTGAGGGTTCTGAAACCAGGCGACTTCAAAATCTTCCAGTTCCAGATACTGCTTTAGGATCATTCCGAAATCGGAATCGTCTTCTGCTAAAAGGATCTTAATTTTCATAGGGTAGATTTATTTTAAAGAGGGTTCCTTCTTTGGGTTGAGAAATAACTTCAATTTTTCCTTTATACTGATCAATGATTTTTTTTACAAAATACAGCCCCAATCCCAATCCTTTCGTATTATGAATGTTGTTGGCCTGGATTCTGTAGAACTTTTCGAAGATATTTTTCTGTTCTTTCTTTTCTATTCCTTCTCCGTTATCGGCAATCTCTATCGTAAGATTTTCATGAAGATCCGTAATATTGACCTTTACTAAAGACGCACCGTATTTTACGCTGTTTTCACAAAGATTTTTAATGATGGTTTCCAAAAGGCTCTTATCAAACGGAAGTTCTTTGGCAACGTTGATTTCAGAAGCAAAGGTAATCTCAGGATAAGTAAAGGCTAAATCCTGAATAAAAAAAGCCCAGTCTTCAGGTTGAATGAAAAGGATTTCTCCGTTTTCATCTTTGTGGAGCTGTTTCATAAGACTTTCGAGACGGCTGATCTGTCGGTCGATAAGGGGAAGAGTCTCAGGATTCCAGTCTTTTTTCAAAGCTTTTGCTGCAATTTTCAACGTGGCGATAGGTGTTTTAAATTCATGCGAAATATTGTCGACCACAGCATGAAGAACTGCAACCTGTTTTTGTTGTTTGATTAAATTCTTGACTGTAAAAATAAAGAGGACTAAAACACTTGCAAGCAGTAAAAAACAGCATACAAACAGAAGGATAAGCTCTTTAAATACGACGGTTTTAATATTTAAAATTTCAAATTCAGTGATGCTTTCCACAAGAAAAGAATCTCTTTTTTTGAATTTACCATCTGTAGTAGAGGTAGACGAACTCTCCCATTTTCCCGAGCTTGTAATTCCTGTTTTTTTTAATTTATTCTTTGTTTCATACAAAACAACAGGCTTGTCAAGGAGAGGAGTCTTTTCAGGCAGAGAAAGAATGGAAGTATATTGAATTTTGGCAGCAATTTTATAGCCTTCTTTTTTAAAATGATTATCTATATATCTACTGATTGATGCTTCTGTATTTTGTCTGTTTTGTTCAAAATATCTCAGAAATTCTTCCTTACTGATTTTTTTGTCGCGGTATTTAATAAAAATCCTTTGCAGATCATCTTCAATAGAATCATTTTTTGCTTTACTGATTTCTTCCAGTTTATCGGTATAATTCGTTAAACCTTGATGAATAGTTCTGTAGATATCCCTCTCTTTTACCAGATAGGTTTTGTACATGAAATAGACCTGAATCCCCAATAGAAGGAGAAAAAGGAGGGCAAAGAGCGAAATAAGATATTTACTTTTAGAGATCATCCAAACAAAGATAAAAATTTAGTCTTTCCCTAATGGACATTAACACGCCATTAACCTTCTGTTAACCGAAATTGTTGAAGACAATATGGAATTTTGCTGCATAATAATTCCGAAAAAAAAATTAGAATATGTATAAATTAATTGTATTGCTGTGTTTCCCGGTTGTACTGTTTTCACAGAAACAAAGAATTGAAGGAACCGTTTCAAATGGTGAACAGAAAAAGCTTTCCTCCGTAACGGTTGAAGTATATGATTCTCAAAATATATTGGTAAAAAAGCTGAATACCGATAATAATGGCATTTTTATATTGGAAGATATTGCTGTAAATCCAATAAAAATAACAGTTAAAAATCCTGAATACGAATATTTCGAAAAGAGTTTTGATACAGAAAAACAACAAATTATTGATATTGTTTTAAAAAGCAATCATAAAGATATTGAAGAAGTTACGGTAACGAAAAAGAAACCTGTCGTAAAGAGAAAGGTCGACAGATTGGAATTCAATGTGGAAAATAGTAATATTTCCTCTCTCAGTGCCTGGGAAATCCTGAAAAAAACGCCGAATGTAGTCGTAAATAATGATGTTTTGACTGTTAAAGGAAGCACCGGAATTTTAGTTACAATCAATGATAAAAAAATAATGCTGACCGGTGACGAATTGAAAAATCTGCTTGAAAATACTCAGGGAGATGAAGTGAAATCTGTTGAAGTCATCACCAATCCGCCTGCAAAATATGAAGCACAGGGAAGTGCAGTTCTGAATATTGTAATGAAGAAAAATAAAATAGAAGGCTATCGTGGCGTAATTTCTTCAAAATATGTTCAGACTCAATATGCAAAAGGAAATGTCGGGATTTCCCAGTTTTATAAGAAAGATAAACTTTCTGTGATGGGAAGTTATTACAGAGGAGCAGGAACGTATATCAGGGAAGGGACAGATTACGTGAATTATCAGGAAGACCAGACGAGATGGATCAGTACTATGAACAGAAAGGATAAAAATAACAATCAGAATACGGTCAATTTTAATATTGAATATGAAGCAGACAGTTTGACGAATGTGAGTCTCAATTATTCAGGATATTTCAGCCCGAAATCTTTCGGAACGTATTATGTTCCTACTCTGATTTATAATAATCAGGATATAGCGGAATCCAATTATCTCACCATTAATGATCATCATTCCCGAAGCATTAACAATTCATTAAGCTTTCAGGTCGACAGAAAATTAAACAAAAACAGCAGTCTTAGCTGGATTAATTATTTTACCGGAAATAATTCCCGGAAATATCAGAATGTACTTACTTATCTTGATTTTGTTAATCAGACACCGGAAGAAAGAAATTTTTTGACGAATAATAAAAGTAATATTCAGCTTTATTCCACGCAGTTTGATTATCAGTGGAAAAAGGATAAATTGGAGTTGGAATCTGGAGTAAAGTACAGTTTTGTAAAAACAAACAGCCAATTGGATTTTTCAGATAATGAAAATGGGCAGTTTGAATACAGGCCGGAAAAAAGCAATATTTTTGATTATAAAGAACAAAATTTCGCGCTTTATTCCTCTCTTGCTTATAATCTTGATAAATGGAGCTTCAAAGGCGGGCTTCGTGCGGAAATGACAGACCTGGAAGGTATTGTATCTGAACCTCATGAAATCAATAAAAATAATTACTGGAGTCTGTTTCCGACAGCTTATGTACAGTATACGACTGAAAATAAACAGGAATTCGGCTTTTCATATGGAAAAAGAATCAGCAGACCTTCCTATTCTTGGCTGAATCCTGCTAAATCTTATTATAACCTGTTTTCTTATTTTCAGGGAGATCCTAAACTGAAAGCGACTATTGTGCATAATCTGAACCTTACCTATTCATGGAAAGAATGGAATGTAGATCTCTATTACAGAAAAGAACTCTATCCATCGATGGAAATTTCTTTTCAGGAGCCAAGTTCCAATAATCTGATTTATTACTATACCAATATTGAAAAAGGTCAGGCTTATGGATTAAGTGTATATAAAAACTTCCAGATCAAACCTTGGTGGAGTCTGGTTCTTTCAGAGAATCTGGAGCATAATGAGAATTACTTCAAAGGAGTAGATGAGATTCTTTATAAGAACAAAGTATGGAACTGGGTTTCCAATATTTCCACCTCTTTTACGCTGGATAAAAACAGTGACTGGAAAATGGAAGTTGGGCATAATTACTATTCTCCGGGAATACAGGGAACATTCAGGATTTCTGGATCCTGGTCTGCCTATTTTGTGATGAACAGAAAATTCTTCAATAAAAAATTGGAGGCAAGCTTCATATTTAATGATATTTTCAGGACGATGAAACAGAAAGTAAGTACAAAATATGCCAATCAGGATAATTATTTTTTAGATTATCAGGATACGCAGGGCTTTACACTTTCTTTGAAATTCAATTTCGGAAATCAGTCTGTGAAAAATGTGAAGACCATTAAGAAAACTGATGAACAGGATC is a window of Candidatus Chryseobacterium colombiense DNA encoding:
- a CDS encoding HAMP domain-containing sensor histidine kinase; translation: MYKTYLVKERDIYRTIHQGLTNYTDKLEEISKAKNDSIEDDLQRIFIKYRDKKISKEEFLRYFEQNRQNTEASISRYIDNHFKKEGYKIAAKIQYTSILSLPEKTPLLDKPVVLYETKNKLKKTGITSSGKWESSSTSTTDGKFKKRDSFLVESITEFEILNIKTVVFKELILLFVCCFLLLASVLVLFIFTVKNLIKQQKQVAVLHAVVDNISHEFKTPIATLKIAAKALKKDWNPETLPLIDRQISRLESLMKQLHKDENGEILFIQPEDWAFFIQDLAFTYPEITFASEINVAKELPFDKSLLETIIKNLCENSVKYGASLVKVNITDLHENLTIEIADNGEGIEKKEQKNIFEKFYRIQANNIHNTKGLGLGLYFVKKIIDQYKGKIEVISQPKEGTLFKINLPYEN
- a CDS encoding response regulator transcription factor; amino-acid sequence: MKIKILLAEDDSDFGMILKQYLELEDFEVAWFQNPQDITEILKSDFSFHIGILDIMMPHIDGFSLAKMILKEKPDFPILFLTAKNQKIDRLTGLKIGADDYISKPCDPEELILRIKNILKRTLSTTTETHINIGNYFLDTEKLLLSHPDGNIRLTIREQQLLLYLLKHNQKTIKREDILNNLWETNDYFTGRSLDVFISRLRKYFINDPEIKIQSLRGIGFEIDFPTN
- a CDS encoding outer membrane beta-barrel family protein, with the translated sequence MYKLIVLLCFPVVLFSQKQRIEGTVSNGEQKKLSSVTVEVYDSQNILVKKLNTDNNGIFILEDIAVNPIKITVKNPEYEYFEKSFDTEKQQIIDIVLKSNHKDIEEVTVTKKKPVVKRKVDRLEFNVENSNISSLSAWEILKKTPNVVVNNDVLTVKGSTGILVTINDKKIMLTGDELKNLLENTQGDEVKSVEVITNPPAKYEAQGSAVLNIVMKKNKIEGYRGVISSKYVQTQYAKGNVGISQFYKKDKLSVMGSYYRGAGTYIREGTDYVNYQEDQTRWISTMNRKDKNNNQNTVNFNIEYEADSLTNVSLNYSGYFSPKSFGTYYVPTLIYNNQDIAESNYLTINDHHSRSINNSLSFQVDRKLNKNSSLSWINYFTGNNSRKYQNVLTYLDFVNQTPEERNFLTNNKSNIQLYSTQFDYQWKKDKLELESGVKYSFVKTNSQLDFSDNENGQFEYRPEKSNIFDYKEQNFALYSSLAYNLDKWSFKGGLRAEMTDLEGIVSEPHEINKNNYWSLFPTAYVQYTTENKQEFGFSYGKRISRPSYSWLNPAKSYYNLFSYFQGDPKLKATIVHNLNLTYSWKEWNVDLYYRKELYPSMEISFQEPSSNNLIYYYTNIEKGQAYGLSVYKNFQIKPWWSLVLSENLEHNENYFKGVDEILYKNKVWNWVSNISTSFTLDKNSDWKMEVGHNYYSPGIQGTFRISGSWSAYFVMNRKFFNKKLEASFIFNDIFRTMKQKVSTKYANQDNYFLDYQDTQGFTLSLKFNFGNQSVKNVKTIKKTDEQDRL
- a CDS encoding endonuclease/exonuclease/phosphatase family protein, which codes for MKFKFSGLLVLLFILNFSQDLKVMSFNIRLQVESDKDNAWTQRKQDAIDLLSYYHPDYFGVQEALPEQMKDIKNGLKNYEYVGVGRDDGKEKGEFSAIFYDANRLQVLNSGTFWLSETPEKPSKGWDAAYNRVCTYAVFKDKKSKKEFMALNLHFDHVGNVARVKSADLILKKIKEINPKNLPVTLSGDFNLTDDTEPIKILSQNLKDSFYNSETKHYGPVGTFTDFNVNEVPKERIDYIFVKGFKIKSHRHINDRRENLLYPSDHFPVLVDLSF